One window of the Saccopteryx bilineata isolate mSacBil1 chromosome 2, mSacBil1_pri_phased_curated, whole genome shotgun sequence genome contains the following:
- the XYLT2 gene encoding xylosyltransferase 2, translated as MVASARVQKLVRRYKLAIATALAILLLQGLVVWSFSGLEEEEPGEKGRQRKPRPLDPSEGSKDTDSSAGRRGSAGRRHGRWRGRAESPGVPVAKVVRAVTSRHRASRRVPPAPPPEAPGRQNLSGAAAGEALVGAAGFPPHGDTGSVEGAPQPTDNGFAPKCEILGKDALSALARASSKQCQQEIANVVCLHQAGNLMPKAVPRHCQLAGKMSPGIQWEEARAPQPADGPPVRIAYMLVVHGRAIRQLKRLLKAVYHKQHFFYIHVDKRSNYLHREVVELARRYDNIQVTPWRMVTIWGGASLLRMYLRSMQDLLEVPGWAWDFFINLSATDYPTRTNEELVAFLSKNRDKNFLKSHGRDNSRFIKKQGLDRLFHECDSHMWRLGERQIPAGIVVDGGSDWFVLTRSFVEYVVYTDDPLVAQLRQFYTYTLLPAESFFHTVLENSLACESLVDNNLRVTNWNRKLGCKCQYKHIVDWCGCSPNDFKPQDFLRLQQVSRPTFFARKFESTVNQEVLEILDFHLYGSYPPGTPALKAYWENIYDVADGPSGLSDVMLTAYTAFARLSLRHAAATAPPPATLLCRFEPRGLPSSVHLYFYDDHFQGYLVTQAVQPSVQEPAETLEMWLMPQGSLKLSGRSDQASRLQSLEVGTEWDPKERIFRNFGGLLGPLDEPVAMQRWARGPNLTATVVWIDPTYVVATSYDIVVDTETEVTQYKPPLSRPLRPGAWTVRVLQFWEPLGETRFLVLPLTFNRKLPLRKDDASWLHAGPPHNEYTEQSFQGLSGILNLPQPEPAEEAARRHALLTGLALEAWTDGELSGFWSVAGLCATGPSACPSLEPCGLTSWSSLFPDPKSELGPVRADGRLR; from the exons ATGGTGGCGAGCGCGCGGGTGCAGAAGCTGGTGCGGCGATACAAGCTGGCGATCGCCACGGCGCTCGCCATCCTGCTGCTGCAGGGCCTGGTGGTGTGGAGCTTCAGTGGCCTGGAGGAGGAAGAGCCGGGCGAG aaaggaaggcagaggaaGCCACGGCCACTGGACCCCAGCGAGGGCTCCAAGGACACAGACAGTTCAGCGGGACGACGGGGCAGCGCTGGCAGGAGGCATGGGCGCTGGCGGGGCCGTGCTGAGAGCCCAGGTGTGCCTGTGGCCAAAGTGGTGCGGGCAGTTACCAGCCGGCACAGAGCTAGCCGGAGGGTCCCTCCGGCCCCACCGCCAGAGGCCCCTGGCCGCCAGAACCTGAGTGGGGCAGCCGCTGGGGAGGCACTTGTGGGGGCAGCTGGCTTCCCACCACATGGAGACACAGGGAGTGTGGAGGGCGCCCCCCAGCCCACAGACAATGGCTTCGCCCCCAAGTGCGAGATTTTGGGCAAGGATGCGCTGTCCGCACTGGCCCGGGCCAGCTCCAAGCAGTGCCAGCAAGAGATCGCCAACGTGGTGTGCCTGCACCAGGCCGGGAACCTCATGCCCAAGGCTGTGCCCCGGCACTGCCAGCTGGCTG GGAAGATGAGCCCTGGCATCCAGTGGGAGGAGGCCCGGGCCCCGCAGCCCGCTGACGGCCCCCCAGTCCGAATCGCCTACATGCTGGTGGTTCACGGCCGGGCCATCCGCCAGCTGAAGCGTCTCCTCAAGGCTGTCTACCACAAGCAGCACTTCTTCTACATCCACGTGGACAAG CGCTCCAACTACTTGCACCGGGAGGTGGTGGAGCTGGCCCGGCGGTATGACAACATCCAGGTGACACCCTGGCGCATGGTCACCATCTGGGGCGGGGCCAGCCTGCTGAGGATGTACCTGCGGAGCATGCAGGACCTGCTGGAGGTGCCTGGCTGGGCTTGGGACTTCTTCATCAACCTCAGTGCCACCGACTACCCAACCAG GACCAACGAGGAGCTGGTGGCTTTCCTGTCCAAGAACCGGGACAAGAATTTCCTCAAATCACATGGCAGGGACAACTCCAG GTTCATCAAGAAGCAAGGCCTGGACCGGCTCTTCCACGAGTGCGACTCGCACATGTGGCGCCTGGGCGAGCGGCAGATCCCGGCGGGCATCGTGGTGGATGGCGGCTCCGACTGGTTCGTTCTGACGCGCAGCTTTGTGGAGTATGTGGTGTACACGGACGACCCGCTGGTGGCCCAGCTGCGCCAGTTCTATACCTACACGCTGCTCCCAGCTGAG TCCTTCTTCCACACGGTGCTGGAGAACAGCCTGGCCTGCGAGAGCCTCGTGGACAACAACCTGCGGGTCACCAACTGGAACCGCAAGCTGGGCTGCAAGTGCCAGTACAAGCACATCGTGGACTGGTGCGGCTGCTCCCCCAACGACTTCAAGCCGCAGGACTTCCTACGGCTGCAG CAAGTCTCCAGACCTACCTTCTTTGCCCGGAAGTTTGAGTCCACTGTGAACCAGGAGGTACTGGAAATTCTGGACTTCCATCTGTATGGCAGCTACCCGCCTGGCACACCCGCCCTCAAAGCCTACTGGGAGAACATCTATGACGTAGCTGACGGCCCCAGTGGGCTCAGTGATGTCATGCTCACCGCCTACACCGCCTTCGCCCGCCTCAGCCTGCGCCATGCCGCCGCCACCGCGCCCCCGCCCGCTACCCTGCTCTGCAG GTTTGAGCCCAGGGGCTTGCCGTCCAGTGTGCACCTGTATTTCTATGACGACCATTTCCAGGGCTACCTGGTGACGCAGGCGGTGCAGCCCTCAGTCCAAGAGCCGGCAGAGACGCTGGAGATGTGGCTGATGCCCCAGGGGTCACTGAAGCTGTCGGGGCGCAGTGATCAGGCCAGCCGGCTCCAGAGCTTGGAG GTTGGCACCGAATGGGACCCCAAAGAGCGTATTTTCCGGAACTTTGGGGGGTTGCTGGGGCCACTGGATGAGCCTGTGGCCATGCAACGCTGGGCGCGGGGCCCCAACCTCACAGCCACTGTGGTGTGGATCGACCCCACCTATGTGGTGGCCACGTCTTACGACATTGTGGTGGACACAGAGACTGAGGTCACGCAGTACAAGCCCCCACTGAGCCGGCCCCTGCGGCCAGGTGCCTGGACTGTTCGGGTGCTTCAGTTCTGGGAACCCCTGGGCGAGACCCGCTTCCTCGTGTTGCCCTTGACCTTCAACCGCAAACTACCTCTCAGGAAAG ATGATGCCAGCTGGCTGCACGCCGGCCCCCCCCACAACGAGTACACGGAGCAGAGTTTCCAGGGCCTGAGTGGGATCCTGAACTTGCCTCAGCCGGAGCCCGCGGAGGAGGCCGCGCGGCGGCACGCGTTGCTCACCGGCCTTGCACTTGAGGCCTGGACAGACGGGGAACTGAGCGGCTTCTGGTCCGTGGCTGGACTGTGTGCCACGGGcccctctgcctgcccctccctggaGCCCTGCGGACTGACCAGCTGGAGCTCTCTGTTCCCCGACCCCAAATCGGAGCTGGGGCCTGTCAGAGCAGACGGGCGACTCAGGTAG